The genomic window CGTGCACGACACGACACGGAGGTGATCGATGATCGAGGCGCAGGGCCTCACCAAGCGCTACGGGTCGACGCTCGCGGTCGACGAGCTGAGCTTCACGGTGCGGCCCGGGCACGTGACCGGCTTCCTCGGGCCGAACGGGGCCGGGAA from Acidimicrobiia bacterium includes these protein-coding regions:
- a CDS encoding ABC transporter ATP-binding protein, which translates into the protein MIEAQGLTKRYGSTLAVDELSFTVRPGHVTGFLGPNGAG